A genomic stretch from Euwallacea fornicatus isolate EFF26 chromosome 10, ASM4011564v1, whole genome shotgun sequence includes:
- the LOC136341411 gene encoding 3-hydroxy-3-methylglutaryl-coenzyme A reductase-like yields MSKFFRICGEVCATHPWEVIVAVIALTSCFLTVDRQVIPVSNKPTHCVGCLEEQFHAADMVVMTLIRCLAILYSYHQFRNLQTLGSKYILGIAGLFMVFSSFVFTSTLLNFLHIDLVDLKDALFFFLLLIDLSKAATLAQFALTASSTEDISKQIARGVSILGPTLTLDTLVETLVIGVGTLSGVRRLEMLSYFACLSAIVNYVIFMTFYPACLSLMLELAKISNFYGEKQQLVRKKLLEENDKSNPALQRVKLIMSFGLLAVHLHSRWLMNEDEFKTSEKGFENKVNCSEDTSLYGLIMKQFVLGADHIVILILLVTLMIKFIFFEPKEHLKDQLEQDLLLEIKKDIQSKQHIRTTSINVESQTENVQGEILEYEEDVNDKDTDVSRSLQNCLEIYRTEGGAAHLSDKEIIMLVDTKHIPAYNLEKAVQNPERGVKVRRKIVANQLKLPFVFLNMPYKNYDYTKVMGSCCENVLGYVPVPLGVAGPLLLDDKFYYIPMATTEGCLVASTNRGCRAIEKTGVKSRIVADGMTRGPVVRFPSVTKASEVIVWLKTPEYFAKVKDQFDSTSRFARLSKLSTHIAGRYLFIRFIAETGDAMGMNMISKGSEKALIYIQSIFKEMEIISLSGNVCSDKKPAAINWIEGRGKSVVCEAIIPANIVHTVLKTNTHSLVDLNISKNMVGSAVAGSVGGFNAHAANIVTAIYIATGQDAAQNVASSNCITIMEPCGEKGDDLLISCTMPSVEIGTVGGGTILPAQTACLEMLGVKGPHMENPGDNAKQLARIICGAVLAGELSLMAALASGHLVKSHLRYNRSYSEKDPSSTKLGDRSISCQT; encoded by the exons ATGTCAAAGTTTTTCCGTATATGTGGTGAAGTGTGTGCTACACATCCTTGGGAAGTTATAGTGGCTGTAATCGCTCTTACATCATGTTTCTTAACAGTAGACAGACAGGTAATCCCAGTATCAAATAAGCCGACTCATTGCGTTGGTTGCTTAGAAGAACAGTTCCATGCAGCTGACATGGTTGTCATGACTCTTATCCGTTGTCTGGCAATCCTCTACAGCTACCatcaatttagaaatttacaaaCCTTGGGCTCAAAGTACATTCTTGGTATTGCCGGGCTCTTTATGGTATTTTCAAGTTTCGTTTTCACATCAACGCTTCTCAATTTCTTGCACATTGATCTGGTTGATCTCAAAGATGCGCTCTTCTTTTTCTTACTGCTGATTGATTTATCCAAAGCAGCAACATTAGCACAATTTGCATTAACTGCCTCAAGCACTGAAGATATAAGCAAACAAATAGCCAGAGGAGTCTCAATTTTGGGCCCAACTTTAACCTTAGACACTCTAGTTGAGACTTTAGTGATAGGAGTAGGCACTCTGTCAGGAGTAAGGAGATTGGAGATGCTTTCATATTTTGCATGTTTATCGGCAATAGTAAATTATGTGATATTTATGACCTTCTACCCAGCATGTTTAAGTCTGATGCTCGAGTTAGCaaagatttcaaatttttatggtGAGAAGCAACAGCTAGTTAGAAAAAAGCTTCTTGAAGAAAATGACAAATCAAACCCAGCATTACAGCGCGTGAAATTAATAATGTCATTTGGCCTCTTAGCAGTTCATTTACACAGCCGCTGGTTGATGAACGAAGATGAATTCAAAACCTCAGAAaaaggttttgaaaataaagtaaaCTGTTCTGAAGACACCTCTTTATATGGCTTAATAATGAAGCAATTTGTACTTGGAGCTGACCACATAGTCATCCTCATTTTACTAGTGACCCTgatgattaaatttattttctttgagcCTAAGGAACACTTGAAAGACCAATTAGAGCAAGATCTTTTATTAGAAATCAAGAAGGACATTCAAAGCAAACAACATATCAGAACAACTTCAATCAATGTAGAATCTCAAACTGAGAATGTTCAAGGTGAAATACTCGAATATGAAGAAGATGTTAATGATAAAGATACAGATGTGTCTCGAAGTCTTCAAAATTGTCTTGAAATTTACAGAACAGAAGGTGGAGCTGCACATTTATCAGACAAAGAGATCATAATGTTAGTAGATACCAAGCATATCCCAGCATATAACCTTGAAAAAGCAGTACAAAATCCCGAAAGAGGTGTAAAAGTTAGGAGAAAGATTGTTGCTAATCAATTAAAACTTCCCTTTGTCTTCCTTAATATGCCTTATAAAAATTACGACTATACCAAGGTAATGGGTTCCTGCtgtgaaaatgttttaggATATGTTCCAGTGCCATTGGGAGTCGCAGGACCCCTACTTTTAGATGATAAGTTTTATTATATCCCAATGGCTACAACAGAAGGATGCCTGGTTGCAAGCACAAATAGAG gttgtcGAGCAATCGAGAAAACCGGCGTCAAATCCAGAATAGTTGCCGATGGAATGACGAGGGGACCAGTAGTACGTTTTCCATCAGTTACGAAAGCGAGTGAAGTAATTGTTTGGCTCAAAACTCCCGAATACTTCGCCAAAGTTAAAGATCAATTCGACTCAACGAGTAGGTTTGCGAGATTGTCTAAATTATCCACTCATATAGCCGggcgatatttatttattcgatTTATTGCGGAGACTGGAGATGCTATGGGAATGAATATGATCTCTAAAg ggtCTGAAAAAGCATTGATTTACATTCAATCGATATTCaaagaaatggaaataatAAGTTTGAGCGGTAATGTGTGCTCCGACAAGAAGCCGGCTGCAATTAATTGGATTGAAGGCAGAGGAAAGTCTGTAGTGTGCGAGGCCATTATACCTGCAAATATTGTGCACACAGTGTTGAAAACAAACACCCATTCGCTCGTAGatttaaatatatcaaaaaatatggtGGGATCTGCTGTGGCAGGCTCAGTTG GGGGATTCAATGCGCATGCTGCTAACATCGTAACAGCTATCTATATAGCGACTGGTCAAGATGCAGCTCAAAACGTAGCTAGTAGTAATTGCATTACAATAATGGAACCGTGTGGAGAGAAGGGAGATGATTTATTAATCTCTTGTACCATGCCCAGCGTTGAAATTGGTACCGTTGGAGGAG GCACTATTCTTCCGGCTCAAACAGCATGTCTTGAAATGTTAGGGGTGAAAGGACCACATATGGAAAATCCAGGTGATAACGCAAAACAACTAGCGAGAATTATTTGTGGTGCTGTTTTAGCAGGGGAATTGTCGTTAATGGCAGCCCTGGCAAGTGGACATTTAGTGAAGAGTCATTTGAG GTATAACCGTTCCTACTCGGAAAAAGATCCAAGCTCAACCAAATTAGGGGATAGAAGTATATCTTGTCAAACTtga
- the elm gene encoding calcineurin B homologous protein 1 yields the protein MGNRASLLLREEEIAQIQQETGFTPNQIERLYSRFTALDRNDCGTLSRDDFLRIPELAINPLGERIVYAFFQGDECTDRVNFRQFMQVLAHFRPVKKNKENRLNSREEKLKFAFKLYDLDNDNLISKDELLAILHMMVGANISEEQLTSIAERTILEADEDGDQMISFNEFCKALHRTDVEQKMSIRFLN from the exons ATGGGGAACAGGGCTTCTTTATTGCTGAGGGAGGAAGAAATTGCACAGATTCAACAAGAAACGGGAT TCACTCCAAATCAAATAGAACGTCTCTATTCCCGCTTCACTGCATTGGATAGAAACGACTGTGGAACTCTTTCAAGAGATGACTTCCTGAGAATTCCAGAATTAGCCATCAATCCTCTGGGAGAAAGGATAGTGTACGCATTTTTCCAAGGAGACGAATGTACAGATAGGGTCAATTTCCGGCAGTTCATGCAAGTTCTAGCTCATTTCAGACCTGTTaagaaaaataaggaaaacagACTGAATTCTAgggaagaaaaattgaaat TTGCTTTTAAACTTTACGATCTGGATAATGACAATTTGATCTCTAAAGACGAGCTTTTGGCCATTCTTCACATGATGGTTGGAGCTAACATTAGTGAAGAACAGCTGACGAGCATCGCGGAACGCACCATTTTGGAGGCTGATGAGGACGGAGATCAAATGATTTCTTTCAATGAATTCTGTAAAGCCTTACATAGGACTGATGTTGAACAAAAAATGAGTATTAGGTTTCTCAATTGA
- the Sce gene encoding E3 ubiquitin-protein ligase RING1, translating to MTTSEQIGLNKTWELSLYELHRTPQEVITDNTEIAVSPRSLHSELMCPICLDMLKKTMTTKECLHRFCSECIITALRSGNKECPTCRKKLVSKRSLRADPNFDLLISKIYPSRDEYEAHQEKVLAKLNKVHSREAFVQSINEGIKLQSQNRAPRGRKPNETVTSEQQGDNSTPPASENPAIPATNTSAVNLQTAAPSSPAPSGRSTPCDPPSPVSSSVSSIKRRPKSAMTSERSEESDSTAQTEQTDTDGEGPSEPHTLNEIELVFKPHPTEMSGDNPLVKALKENSIRYIKTTANATVDHLHKYLAMRLTLDLDSQLSASHSLLNFCIYISPSTGQYVQLNGNQTLGQVNDKYWKENKPLEMYYSWKKT from the coding sequence atgacgACATCAGAACAAATTGGTTTAAACAAAACATGGGAATTATCACTGTACGAATTGCACAGAACCCCTCAGGAAGTCATAACCGACAATACCGAAATCGCAGTGTCTCCTCGGAGTCTCCACAGTGAATTAATGTGTCCAATTTGCTTGGATATGCTAAAGAAAACGATGACAACAAAAGAATGCCTTCACAGGTTTTGTTCAGAATGCATAATAACAGCACTGCGTTCAGGAAATAAAGAGTGTCCCACTTGCCGGAAGAAGCTGGTTTCGAAAAGGTCGTTACGTGCCGATCCCAATTTTGACCTGTTGATTTCCAAAATATATCCGAGCCGAGATGAATATGAGGCTCACCAAGAAAAAGTATtggcaaaattaaataaagttcatTCCCGAGAAGCATTTGTGCAATCTATTAATGAAGGCATTAAGTTACAATCACAAAATAGGGCTCCACGTGGCCGAAAACCAAATGAAACAGTCACAAGTGAACAGCAGGGAGATAATTCTACACCACCTGCAAGCGAAAATCCAGCAATTCCTGCAACTAATACATCAGCTGTTAATTTACAAACTGCAGCGCCAAGCAGTCCTGCACCATCTGGACGAAGTACACCATGTGACCCCCCAAGTCCAGTTTCTTCCAGTGTGAGTTCAATTAAAAGGCGTCCAAAAAGTGCTATGACTTCTGAAAGAAGTGAAGAGAGTGATTCTACTGCGCAAACAGAACAAACTGATACAGATGGGGAAGGGCCCTCTGAACCACATACactaaatgaaattgaattgGTTTTTAAACCACACCCGACAGAAATGTCGGGAGATAATCCTTTAGTGAAAGCTTTGAAGGAAAATTCCATCAGGTACATTAAAACTACTGCAAATGCAACAGTTGACCACCTACACAAATACCTTGCAATGAGATTAACTTTGGATTTGGATTCACAGCTGTCGGCGAGCCACAGTTTATTAAACTTTTGCATTTACATTTCTCCAAGCACTGGGCAATATGTACAGCTAAATGGAAATCAAACTCTAGGGCAGGTAAATGATAAATATTGGAAAGAAAATAAGCCACTTGAAATGTATTATTCGTGGAAGAAGACATAG
- the LOC136341434 gene encoding ribosomal RNA processing protein 36 homolog, producing MAHVAVNAEHFTEDEDSAIEEEENEEMERKKIRENLSTLSFEELLKLKEKVGSKVYNATIYGTEQPKNPKSQPILKRENKNRPREISSKIRPKLIKAILAKDASSTSKIKRNVPRDPRFDPSIGEFDKRRFTENYKFVTEMRQNEKAELQKEFSECSDPQRRKTIKLLIQRFENQTREEEKTNKTRQKEQLEKQEIRERIKQGKKPLYKKKSVKRIENLVEKYEELKRTNRLEKHIQKRAKKLKIKDKKVMEKIKQ from the exons atgGCTCATGTGGCAGTAAATGCAGAACACTTTACTGAGGACGAAGACAGTGCCATAGAAGAAgaggaaaatgaagaaatggaAAGG AAAAAGATCCGTGAAAACCTTTCCACTTTGAGTTTTGAGGAACTCctaaaattaaaggaaaaagtggGTTCAAAAGTATACAATGCCACAATTTATGGAACTGAGCAACCAAAGAACCCCAAGAGCCAGCCCATtttgaaaagagaaaataaGAATAGGCCTAGAGAAATTAGTTCAAAAATTAGACCTAAACTGATTAAGGCCATTTTAGCGAAAG ATGCTTCTTCAACTTCGAAAATAAAGCGGAATGTGCCCAGGGATCCCAGGTTTGACCCTTCTATTGGGGAATTTGATAAAAGGAGGTtcacagaaaattataaatttgtcaCTGAGATGAGGCAAAATGAAAAAGCTGAATTGCAGAAAGAGTTTTCTGAATGTTCAGATCCTCAAcgaagaaaaacaataaaattgcttaTTCAGAGATTT gAAAATCAGACACGGGAAGAagaaaaaaccaataaaaccAGGCAGAAAGAACAACtagaaaaacaagaaattagAGAGAGAATTAAACAAGGCAAAAAGCCCCTGTATAAGAAGAAAT CTGTTAAAAGAATAGAGAACTTAGTGGAGAAGTATGAAGAATTGAAGAGGACAAACAGGCTGGAGAAACATATACAAAAGAGAGCCAAGAAGTTAAAGATAAAAGATAAGAAAGTCATggagaaaattaaacaataa